From the Amycolatopsis thermoflava N1165 genome, one window contains:
- a CDS encoding Dps family protein gives MILDEVAAKTVATALQRTLTDLIDLGLLAKQAHWNVTGPHFRAVHLHLDELAATTREHADSVAERLAALGVSPDGRASTVAAESTLPGLPAGPLADRAAVEAVTGILAAAITGLRAGIAATGEPDPVSQDLLIGIAADLEKQHWMFQAQTR, from the coding sequence GTGATCCTCGACGAGGTGGCCGCCAAGACCGTCGCCACCGCACTCCAGCGGACGCTGACCGATCTGATCGACCTGGGCCTGCTGGCCAAGCAGGCGCACTGGAACGTCACCGGCCCGCACTTCCGCGCCGTCCACCTGCACCTGGACGAGCTGGCCGCCACCACCCGCGAGCACGCCGACAGCGTCGCCGAGCGCCTCGCCGCGCTCGGGGTCTCCCCCGACGGCCGCGCGAGCACCGTCGCCGCCGAGTCCACGCTGCCCGGCCTGCCAGCCGGACCGCTGGCCGACCGGGCCGCGGTCGAGGCCGTGACCGGCATCCTGGCCGCCGCGATCACCGGCCTGCGCGCCGGGATCGCGGCCACCGGCGAGCCCGACCCGGTCAGCCAGGACCTCCTCATCGGCATCGCCGCCGACCTGGAGAAGCAGCACTGGATGTTCCAGGCCCAAACCCGCTGA
- a CDS encoding DUF5313 family protein translates to MTERRRPNPLQWLWYALGGRLPEQHRTWVLHDVTAKTWLWRHAARASVLLLPLMLVWLLLPGPLTLRLSLVLMAGIVGFFYSLVYAEESVENRLRKHGYPYGTARKVRAEAKEEAEREVKERYIARYRSPQ, encoded by the coding sequence GTGACCGAGCGCCGACGCCCCAATCCCCTCCAGTGGCTGTGGTACGCCCTCGGCGGCCGCCTGCCCGAGCAGCACCGCACCTGGGTCCTGCACGACGTGACCGCCAAGACCTGGCTGTGGCGGCACGCGGCGCGGGCCTCGGTGCTGCTCCTGCCGCTCATGCTGGTGTGGCTGCTGCTGCCCGGCCCGCTCACCCTGCGGCTGAGCCTGGTGCTCATGGCCGGCATCGTCGGGTTCTTCTACTCCCTCGTCTACGCCGAGGAGAGCGTCGAGAATCGGCTCCGCAAGCACGGCTACCCCTACGGCACCGCCCGCAAGGTGCGCGCCGAAGCCAAGGAGGAGGCCGAGCGGGAGGTCAAGGAGCGCTACATCGCGCGCTACCGCTCGCCGCAGTAG
- a CDS encoding MarR family winged helix-turn-helix transcriptional regulator, protein MTAIDLGENPLALDRQVCFALSVASRSVIGIYRPLLKPYGLTHPQYLVLLALWDRAPRSVKDLAETLRQEPATLSPLLKRLEALGYLTRERNRSDERALMVDLTESGRDLRAEAEKIPYRVVETLGMEVAELEQLHAALARVIAATGNAGAERDGTG, encoded by the coding sequence ATGACCGCGATCGACCTGGGCGAGAACCCGCTGGCGCTGGACCGGCAGGTGTGCTTCGCCCTGTCCGTGGCCTCCCGCAGCGTCATCGGGATCTACCGGCCGCTGCTCAAGCCCTACGGCCTCACCCACCCGCAGTACCTGGTGCTGCTCGCGCTGTGGGACCGCGCGCCCCGGTCGGTGAAGGATCTGGCCGAGACCCTGCGCCAGGAGCCGGCCACGCTGTCGCCCCTGCTCAAGCGGCTGGAGGCGCTGGGTTACCTGACGCGGGAACGCAACCGCTCCGACGAGCGGGCGCTGATGGTCGACCTGACGGAGTCCGGCCGGGACCTGCGTGCGGAGGCGGAGAAGATCCCGTACCGGGTGGTGGAGACGCTCGGCATGGAGGTCGCCGAGCTGGAGCAGTTGCACGCCGCGCTGGCCCGCGTCATCGCCGCGACCGGAAACGCCGGTGCGGAGCGCGACGGGACCGGTTGA
- a CDS encoding alpha/beta hydrolase family protein: MKLWTADGLTLDARRHPGDGPVVVLAHGITGDLTENGLFDVLTDRLTGHGFEVLRFSFRGHGASAGRPRDMTIAGERLDLRAAVDWAAGRGRGVAVVASSFGAVSTTLSLPELGDRLSGVVLWQPVLDLRATFLEPSLPRGRALYRDRSSLRENGFLDIEGRFELGAELFEEFARLDPRAAFLASMVPALVLHGDADEHVPYEVARDAALARNHTTWCTISGAGHGFREAAGQVLDRTVDWLVAYCGER; the protein is encoded by the coding sequence GTGAAGCTGTGGACGGCCGACGGGCTGACGCTGGACGCCCGTCGGCACCCCGGGGACGGCCCGGTGGTGGTGCTCGCGCACGGGATCACCGGCGACCTCACCGAGAACGGGCTGTTCGACGTGCTGACGGACAGGCTGACCGGGCACGGCTTCGAGGTGCTGCGGTTCTCGTTCCGGGGTCACGGCGCGAGCGCGGGCCGGCCGCGGGACATGACGATCGCGGGGGAGCGGCTGGACCTGCGGGCGGCGGTGGACTGGGCGGCCGGGCGGGGCCGCGGGGTCGCGGTGGTGGCGTCCAGCTTCGGCGCGGTGAGCACCACGCTGTCGTTGCCGGAACTGGGCGACCGGTTGTCCGGGGTGGTGCTGTGGCAGCCGGTGCTCGACCTGCGCGCGACGTTCCTGGAGCCGTCGCTGCCGCGGGGCCGCGCGCTCTACCGCGACCGGTCCTCGTTGCGGGAGAACGGTTTCCTGGACATCGAGGGCCGGTTCGAGCTGGGCGCGGAGCTGTTCGAGGAGTTCGCCCGGCTCGACCCGCGCGCGGCGTTCCTGGCGAGCATGGTGCCCGCGCTGGTGCTGCACGGCGACGCGGACGAGCACGTGCCCTACGAGGTGGCGCGGGATGCCGCGCTGGCCCGGAACCACACCACCTGGTGCACGATTTCCGGCGCCGGGCACGGGTTCCGTGAGGCGGCCGGGCAGGTGCTGGACCGGACGGTCGACTGGCTGGTGGCCTACTGCGGCGAGCGGTAG
- a CDS encoding transporter: MGIAILALMAAGVVLMLTRVLPTAFALVLLALGIAVLSGAPLTGDKNSILTTVLQNGAPALAATMIAVLLGSWLGALMDDTGIAATLVRKIVEFGGERPSVVALGVFAVAILCGSITGSAPAAMLAGVVGIPAMIAVGVAPVVAGGTVLMGIAAGSPLELPVWQFLSDALGAPVSDVRSIMIKLFPLALVAGIAYVLVETRRRGARHTWSVKAARPSARVRRGDAPWYALLTPLVPIVLALGLKVPIVPSLLAGVLFALLTTTRWGNLNGQALRSLYKAFDVAAPPIVLFIAIGMLLAAVKLPGAKSALTPIVSAISPAGAVAFVLVFTVLVPLCLFRGPLNVFGLGAGVAGVLVSGGIYPMPAVVGLMASYNQVFSVSDPTSTQTVWSAQYAGVRPERAMISTLPYTWLVALGGMILTAVLYLP; the protein is encoded by the coding sequence ATGGGAATCGCGATCCTGGCCCTGATGGCCGCCGGCGTGGTCCTGATGCTCACCCGCGTGCTGCCGACCGCGTTCGCGCTCGTGCTGCTCGCACTGGGCATCGCCGTGCTGTCCGGTGCGCCCCTGACCGGGGACAAGAACAGCATCCTCACCACCGTCCTGCAGAACGGCGCGCCCGCGCTGGCCGCGACGATGATCGCGGTGCTGCTCGGGTCGTGGCTGGGCGCGCTGATGGACGACACCGGCATCGCCGCCACGCTGGTCCGCAAGATCGTCGAGTTCGGCGGCGAGCGGCCCTCGGTGGTGGCGCTCGGCGTGTTCGCCGTGGCCATCCTGTGCGGCAGCATCACCGGGTCCGCCCCGGCCGCGATGCTCGCCGGCGTGGTCGGCATCCCCGCGATGATCGCGGTCGGCGTCGCCCCGGTGGTGGCGGGCGGCACCGTGCTGATGGGCATCGCCGCGGGCTCGCCGCTGGAGCTGCCGGTGTGGCAGTTCCTGTCCGACGCCCTCGGCGCCCCGGTGTCCGACGTGCGCTCGATCATGATCAAGCTGTTCCCGCTGGCACTGGTCGCCGGCATCGCCTACGTGCTGGTCGAGACCCGCCGCCGCGGCGCCCGGCACACCTGGTCGGTCAAGGCCGCGCGGCCGAGCGCGCGGGTCCGGCGCGGCGACGCGCCCTGGTACGCGCTGCTCACCCCGCTGGTGCCGATCGTGCTCGCGCTCGGGCTGAAGGTGCCGATCGTGCCGTCGCTGCTGGCGGGCGTGCTGTTCGCGCTGCTGACCACGACCCGGTGGGGCAACCTCAACGGGCAGGCGCTGCGCTCGCTCTACAAGGCCTTCGACGTGGCCGCGCCGCCGATCGTGTTGTTCATCGCGATCGGCATGCTGCTGGCCGCGGTCAAGCTGCCCGGCGCGAAGTCCGCGCTGACGCCGATCGTGTCGGCGATCAGCCCGGCGGGCGCGGTCGCGTTCGTGCTGGTGTTCACCGTGCTGGTGCCGCTGTGCCTGTTCCGCGGGCCGCTCAACGTGTTCGGCCTCGGCGCCGGGGTCGCCGGCGTGCTGGTGTCCGGCGGGATCTACCCGATGCCCGCCGTGGTCGGCCTGATGGCCTCCTACAACCAGGTGTTCAGCGTCTCCGACCCGACGAGCACGCAGACGGTGTGGAGCGCGCAGTACGCCGGGGTGCGGCCGGAGCGGGCGATGATCTCGACCCTGCCCTACACGTGGTTGGTCGCGCTGGGCGGGATGATCCTGACCGCCGTGCTCTACCTGCCGTGA
- a CDS encoding hydantoinase/oxoprolinase family protein: MTQHPRRAGVRIGIDVGGTFTDAVAVDARSFELLAQVKVPTSHDHADGVAAGILEALEKLQAGAGIGAGDVSFLAHGTTQATNALLEGDVATVGIAGIGSGFDGFATKRLRSLGKLELAQGRKLPVRFAAVRDPGDPVAVKEAIASLRADGAEVVVAVEPFSVDDPEGERLVMAAVHENGLPGTATHEITGLYGLAKRARTAVLNAGIMPRMITTADLVERSVTRAGITAPLMVMRGDGGVMSLPEMRRRPLLTALSGPAAGVAGALMGEKLSEGIFLETGGTSTDISVVRRGRVQVGHAHLGGRETYLPALDVRTVGIGGGSLVRFSGRAITDVGPRSAHIAGLSYACFAPASALAGAKLVTVAPRPDDPADYVALETPSGARYALTLTCAANALGAVPSGSYARSDAESARLALLPLAQALGTTVEEAARAVLRQAIKPVRTVVDELVRAYRLEHITLVGGGGGAAAVTPFLGQDTGHDWKLAAHSEVISPLGAALALVRESVERIVPSPSNADILATRAAAEAAVIEQGADPAGVEVDVTVDPRRNLIRAVATGATELRTKDRAATVDEAAVRAEVARSMGVPAAEVTELAATPQHRVWGARARRRFRRPVQHVRVVDGEGVIRLHSAGALVESTTVGEAPGRLATVVDRHTRYGDGGSRAPAVWLLVGPKIADLSGVLDRDQLVALIGAELKTRAPDEPVVAVVADRP; this comes from the coding sequence ATGACGCAACATCCCCGCCGGGCCGGTGTCCGGATCGGCATCGACGTCGGTGGCACGTTCACCGACGCCGTCGCCGTGGACGCGCGCTCGTTCGAACTTCTCGCCCAGGTCAAGGTTCCCACCAGCCACGACCACGCCGACGGCGTCGCCGCCGGAATCCTGGAGGCGCTGGAGAAACTGCAGGCCGGTGCCGGGATCGGGGCCGGCGACGTGTCGTTCCTGGCGCACGGCACCACGCAGGCCACCAACGCGCTGCTCGAAGGCGACGTGGCGACCGTGGGCATCGCCGGGATCGGCTCCGGCTTCGACGGCTTCGCCACGAAACGCCTGCGGTCACTGGGCAAGCTGGAGCTCGCGCAGGGCCGCAAACTGCCCGTCCGGTTCGCCGCCGTGCGGGATCCGGGCGATCCGGTCGCGGTGAAGGAGGCCATCGCGAGCCTGCGCGCGGACGGCGCCGAGGTGGTCGTGGCGGTCGAACCGTTCAGCGTGGACGATCCCGAGGGCGAGCGGCTGGTGATGGCAGCCGTGCACGAGAACGGCCTGCCGGGCACCGCCACGCACGAGATCACCGGGCTGTACGGGCTGGCCAAGCGCGCCCGCACCGCGGTGCTCAACGCGGGCATCATGCCGCGCATGATCACCACCGCCGACCTGGTCGAGCGCAGCGTCACCCGCGCCGGCATCACCGCGCCGCTGATGGTGATGCGCGGCGACGGCGGCGTGATGTCGCTGCCCGAGATGCGCCGCCGGCCGCTGCTGACCGCGTTGTCCGGGCCGGCCGCCGGTGTCGCGGGCGCGTTGATGGGGGAGAAGCTGTCCGAGGGGATCTTCCTGGAGACCGGCGGCACCTCCACCGACATCAGCGTGGTGCGCCGCGGCCGGGTCCAGGTCGGGCACGCGCACCTCGGCGGCCGGGAGACCTACCTGCCCGCGCTGGACGTGCGCACGGTCGGCATCGGCGGCGGCTCGCTGGTCCGGTTCTCCGGCCGGGCGATCACCGACGTCGGGCCGCGCAGCGCCCACATCGCCGGCCTGTCCTACGCCTGCTTCGCGCCGGCCTCGGCCCTGGCCGGTGCCAAGCTGGTCACGGTCGCGCCGCGCCCGGACGACCCCGCCGACTACGTCGCGCTGGAGACCCCGTCCGGGGCCCGCTACGCACTGACCCTGACCTGCGCGGCCAACGCCCTCGGCGCGGTCCCGTCCGGGTCCTACGCCCGCAGCGACGCCGAGTCCGCCCGGCTCGCGCTGCTGCCACTCGCCCAGGCGCTCGGCACGACGGTGGAGGAGGCCGCCCGCGCCGTGCTGCGGCAGGCGATCAAACCGGTCCGGACCGTGGTCGACGAACTGGTGCGCGCCTACCGCCTGGAGCACATCACGCTCGTCGGCGGGGGCGGGGGAGCGGCCGCGGTGACGCCGTTCCTCGGGCAGGACACCGGCCACGACTGGAAGCTCGCCGCGCACAGCGAGGTGATCAGCCCGCTCGGCGCGGCGCTGGCGCTGGTACGCGAGTCGGTGGAGCGGATCGTGCCCAGCCCGTCCAACGCCGACATCCTCGCCACCCGCGCCGCTGCCGAGGCCGCGGTGATCGAGCAGGGCGCGGACCCCGCCGGGGTCGAAGTGGACGTGACGGTCGACCCGCGGCGCAACCTGATCCGCGCCGTGGCCACCGGCGCCACCGAGCTGCGCACGAAGGACCGGGCGGCCACTGTGGACGAAGCCGCGGTGCGCGCCGAGGTGGCTCGCAGCATGGGTGTCCCGGCCGCCGAGGTCACCGAACTCGCGGCCACGCCGCAGCACCGGGTGTGGGGCGCGCGGGCGCGCCGCCGGTTCCGCCGTCCGGTGCAGCACGTCCGCGTCGTCGACGGCGAAGGCGTGATCCGACTGCACAGCGCGGGCGCGCTGGTGGAGAGCACGACGGTCGGGGAGGCGCCGGGCCGGCTGGCGACGGTGGTCGACCGGCACACTCGCTACGGCGACGGCGGGTCCCGCGCGCCCGCGGTGTGGCTGCTGGTCGGCCCGAAGATCGCCGACCTGTCCGGGGTGCTCGACCGCGACCAGCTGGTGGCCCTGATCGGCGCCGAGCTGAAGACCCGCGCGCCGGACGAGCCGGTGGTGGCCGTCGTGGCGGACCGGCCGTGA